One window from the genome of Populus alba chromosome 15, ASM523922v2, whole genome shotgun sequence encodes:
- the LOC118056324 gene encoding probable pectinesterase/pectinesterase inhibitor 17 encodes MATKLCLSLLFMCLCSLLSSSIASNDQIDYWCSKTPNPEPCKYFMKQNPKHFLPKQRSDFRKMAIELAVQRALNAQNHNKWLGPKCRNEKEKAAWADCLKLYEDTIAELNHTIDSNTKCTEFDAQTWLSTALTNLETCKAGFKDLGVSDFVLPLMSNNVSKLIRNTLALKGNASSTLPQTYNDGFPSWVKTGDRKLLQTSSPSPNLVVAQDGSGNHRTIKAALDAAAKRSGSRRFVIRIKSGVYRENLDIGKKLKNIMLVGDGLRNTIITGSRSVGGGFTTFNSATVAVTGEGFIARGITFRNTAGPQNHQAVALRSGSDLSVFYRCGFEGYQDTLYVHSQRQFYKECYIYGTVDFIFGNAAVVLQNCMIYARRPMDKQKNVVTAQGRTDPNQNTGISIHNSRVMASSDLRPVLSSFKTYLGRPWKEYSRTVFLQTYLDSLVDPAGWLEWDGNFALNTLYYGEYRNSGPGASTRGRVKWRGYRVITSSTEASRFTVANFIAGRSWLPATGVPFYPGL; translated from the exons ATGGCCACAAAGCTTTGTTTATCTCTTTTGTTCATGTGCTTATGCTCATTGCTTTCATCATCTATTGCCTCTAATGACCAGATAGATTACTGGTGCAGCAAAACCCCAAACCCTGAACCATGCAAATACTTTATGAAGCAAAACCCAAAACACTTTTTGCCGAAACAAAGGTCTGACTTCCGCAAAATGGCAATCGAGTTAGCCGTGCAACGGGCTCTCAATGCTCAAAATCACAACAAATGGCTAGGACCAAAATGCCGCAATGAGAAAGAAAAGGCTGCGTGGGCTGACTGCTTAAAGCTCTATGAGGACACCATTGCAGAACTCAACCACACCATTGACTCCAACACAAAATGCACCGAGTTTGATGCTCAAACTTGGCTTAGCACTGCTTTAACAAACCTTGAAACCTGCAAAGCCGGGTTCAAGGATCTTGGGGTTTCAGATTTCGTGTTACCTCTCATGTCTAACAATGTTTCAAAGCTTATTCGCAACACCTTGGCACTGAAGGGCAATGCCTCATCAACTTTACCCCAAACTTATAATGATGGTTTTCCTAGCTGGGTTAAAACAGGTGATAGAAAGCTCTTGCAAACATCTTCACCATCTCCAAATCTTGTGGTGGCTCAAGATGGTTCAGGGAACCACCGTACCATAAAGGCAGCCCTTGACGCAGCCGCAAAGAGGAGTGGTAGTAGGAGGTTTGTTATTCGTATTAAGAGTGGGGTTTATAGAGAAAATCTTGATATTGGAAAGAAGTTAAAGAACATTATGCTTGTTGGTGATGGTTTGAGAAATACCATCATCACCGGGAGCCGAAGTGTTGGTGGAGGTTTTACTACTTTCAACTCTGCAACTGTTG CCGTGACTGGAGAAGGATTCATTGCTCGAGGCATCACTTTCCGCAACACAGCTGGTCCACAAAACCACCAAGCTGTGGCCCTCCGATCAGGCTCCGACCTCTCCGTCTTCTACCGTTGTGGCTTCGAAGGTTACCAAGACACCTTGTACGTCCACTCCCAAAGGCAATTCTACAAGGAATGCTACATCTATGGCACAGTCGATTTCATTTTTGGGAATGCAGCTGTGGTCTTACAAAATTGTATGATATATGCACGAAGGCCTATGGATAAGCAAAAGAACGTCGTAACAGCTCAAGGCAGGACTGACCCTAATCAAAATACTGGGATTTCAATCCATAACTCACGAGTCATGGCTTCATCAGACCTTAGACCAGTGCTTAGCTCATTCAAGACTTACTTAGGACGCCCCTGGAAGGAGTACTCTCGTACAGTTTTTCTTCAAACTTATCTTGATTCTTTGGTGGATCCAGCAGGCTGGTTGGAGTGGGATGGTAACTTCGCTCTAAACACTTTGTATTATGGAGAGTACAGAAATTCTGGTCCTGGAGCCTCCACTAGAGGAAGAGTTAAGTGGCGTGGTTACCGGGTTATAACAAGCTCAACCGAAGCATCAAGATTCACAGTCGCAAACTTCATAGCCGGAAGGTCATGGTTGCCGGCTACTGGTGTCCCATTTTACCCTGGACTTTGA